The Echeneis naucrates chromosome 23, fEcheNa1.1, whole genome shotgun sequence genome has a segment encoding these proteins:
- the LOC115036947 gene encoding uncharacterized protein LOC115036947, with product MDEVSADAVTLDLLREARETVRTSPLGVINTPMIPWCHTTLPLNINCNIHIKLENMQRTGSFKIRGVANQFARKPKGGPFVTMSAGNYGKSFAYALKHYGSRGKVVMPKTAPKSRSTLIQSFGVEVERVPTSSLMNAVNRYVQEDNMTFMHPYDDLDLIAGHASLGMELLEVNSEPDVVVVCCGGGGLLAGVAAAIKLSGYAKTKIYGVEPEGACTMYRSFIEKKPVGMDSKSIASGLAPPCAGRLPYELCQRYVEAIALVSDVEIKVAVSTLYRSGLLVEPSGAAAFAAIVNNKIPKLEGKNVVCILSGGNIAKDELANFPD from the exons ATGGATGAAGTGTCTGCAGATGCCGTCACACTGGATCTGCTGAGAGAAGCCAGGGAGACAGTGAGGACGAGCCCCCTGGGTGTCATCAACACTCCCATGATTCCCTGGTGCCATACCACTCTACCTCTCAACATTAACTGCAACATCCACATCAAACTGGAAAACATGCAGAGAACAG GGTCCTTTAAGATCAGAGGGGTGGCCAATCAGTTTGCCAGAAAACCAAAGGGTGGTCCTTTTGTCACCATGTCCGCAGGGAACTATGGGAAGTCTTTCGCATATGCCTTAAAACACTATGGGTCAAGGGGCAAGGTGGTAATGCCCAAAACAGCTCCAAAGTCCAGATCCACACTCatacag AGTTTCGGAGTGGAGGTGGAGCGTGTTCCTACATCCAGTCTGATGAATGCGGTGAACCGCTATGTTCAGGAGGACAACATGACATTTATGCACCCGTACGACGACCTGGATCTAATAGCAGGACATGCCAG TCTTGGTATGGAACTGCTGGAGGTGAATTCTGAGCctgatgtggtggtggtgtgttgTGGTGGAGGCGGGCTGCTGGCTGGTGTAGCTGCTGCTATTAAGCTATCAGGCTACGCTAAGACCAAGATCTATGGTGTGGAACCGGAGGGAG cCTGCACCATGTATAGGAGCTTCATTGAGAAGAAGCCAGTGGGCATGGACAGTAAGAGCATCGCCTCAGGTCTTGCACCACCATGTGCAG GCAGACTTCCCTACGAGCTGTGCCAGCGTTACGTAGAGGCAATCGCCCTGGTGAGTGATGTGGAGATCAAGGTGGCTGTGTCCACTCTTTACAGGTCGGGACTTCTGGTGGAGCCTTCAGGTGCTGCTGCCTTCGCTGCCATTGTTAATAACAAGATACCTAAGCTGGAAGGGAAGAACGTCGTGTGTATCCTCAGTGGAGGGAACATCGCGAAAGATGAGCTCGCTAACTTCCCTGATTGA
- the tprkb gene encoding EKC/KEOPS complex subunit TPRKB isoform X1, which translates to MHLTQKLELFPDHAVTQILFRELKNAAELKKSAVEGKINGALINPAMVKLFTRVFIFLYGYLQRKRATFTDPECSCFFIGLPFISSQLVSPFQVLVAANKAVHSQKIGKMKTRSLYSEIIFNLSPTNNISEAFKRFGIADGDESVLVVLVHNKDESHHLADITAQVDGLQVPVDEVSSLSDSAKIRKLYKVTPQEEKCGTLLDAVVCRMAIKDVM; encoded by the exons ATGCATCTAACGCAGAAGCTGGAGCTTTTCCCCGACCACGCTGTCACACAGATCCTGTTCAGAGAGCTCAAAAACGCCGCAGAGTTGAAGAAAAGTGCCGTTGAGGGTAAAATAAATGGCGCCCTGATCAACCCTGCAATGGTAAAGCTGTTTActcgtgtttttattttcctttatggATATTTACAAAGGAAGAGAGCAACATTCACCGACCCTGAATGCTCATGTTTCTTCATTGGacttccttttatttcttcacagTTGGTCAGTCCTTTCCAAGTGTTGGTAGCTGCCAACAAAGCTGTTCATTCTCAGAAAATTGGCAAAATGAAGACAAGAAGTCTGTACTCCGAGATTATCTTCAACCTGTCACCTACTAACAAT ATCTCAGAGGCCTTCAAAAGGTTTGGGATCGCAGATGGTGATGAATCGGTTTTGGTGGTCCTGGTTCATAACAAAGACGAGTCACACCATCTGGCAGACATCACAGCCCAGGTGGATGGACTGCAGGTTCCGGTGGATGAGGTCTCGTCGCTCTCGGACTCTGCAAAGATCAGAAAG CTGTATAAAGTCACTCCCCAGGAAGAGAAGTGTGGGACTCTACTGGATGCCGTTGTATGCAGAATGGCCATCAAAGATGTGATGTAG
- the tprkb gene encoding EKC/KEOPS complex subunit TPRKB isoform X2 — translation MHLTQKLELFPDHAVTQILFRELKNAAELKKSAVEGKINGALINPAMLVSPFQVLVAANKAVHSQKIGKMKTRSLYSEIIFNLSPTNNISEAFKRFGIADGDESVLVVLVHNKDESHHLADITAQVDGLQVPVDEVSSLSDSAKIRKLYKVTPQEEKCGTLLDAVVCRMAIKDVM, via the exons ATGCATCTAACGCAGAAGCTGGAGCTTTTCCCCGACCACGCTGTCACACAGATCCTGTTCAGAGAGCTCAAAAACGCCGCAGAGTTGAAGAAAAGTGCCGTTGAGGGTAAAATAAATGGCGCCCTGATCAACCCTGCAATG TTGGTCAGTCCTTTCCAAGTGTTGGTAGCTGCCAACAAAGCTGTTCATTCTCAGAAAATTGGCAAAATGAAGACAAGAAGTCTGTACTCCGAGATTATCTTCAACCTGTCACCTACTAACAAT ATCTCAGAGGCCTTCAAAAGGTTTGGGATCGCAGATGGTGATGAATCGGTTTTGGTGGTCCTGGTTCATAACAAAGACGAGTCACACCATCTGGCAGACATCACAGCCCAGGTGGATGGACTGCAGGTTCCGGTGGATGAGGTCTCGTCGCTCTCGGACTCTGCAAAGATCAGAAAG CTGTATAAAGTCACTCCCCAGGAAGAGAAGTGTGGGACTCTACTGGATGCCGTTGTATGCAGAATGGCCATCAAAGATGTGATGTAG
- the alg10 gene encoding dol-P-Glc:Glc(2)Man(9)GlcNAc(2)-PP-Dol alpha-1,2-glucosyltransferase, whose product MERFEGYVFTALCSTNFLVSCLIFSRVTREQREPYMDEVFHIPQAQKYCQGKFTEWDPMITTLPGLYLISVGVIKPVVWLADLTGEVVCSTAMLRFINLLFNGGNLYLLYLLICKLHLREKTRTTSRCILSALSLSTFPVLYFFNFLYYTDAGSTFFILFTYLMTLYGCHKASALLGVCAVLFRQTNIIWVAFCAGTLVAAKMDEAWKVEHTKKRDEKSPPSQVPLSFSGAKKILLFTLEFLTSPSHMKAVLLVAWPYAVVGACFLLFVMLNDGIVVGDRTSHEACLNFPQLFYFFSFALFFSVPVSLCYYRTLRFLQVLKKQPLFFLFVTGVFLLLVWKFTFVHKYLLADNRHFPFYVWKKLLQRHELVRFLLVPAYVFAGWNFLDSFKSRSLFWSLAFLACLLAATVPQKLLEFRYFIVPYLMYRLHMPLPSLPRLIVEFVLYTAINAVTIYIFITKTFHWPDSTATQRFMW is encoded by the exons ATGGAGAGATTTGAAGGCTACGTCTTCACGGCTCTGTGCAGCACCAACTTTCTGGTGTCCTGCCTGATCTTCTCCAGAGTCACCCGGGAGCAGAGGGAGCCCTACATGGACGAGGTTTTCCACATCCCACAGGCTCAGAAATACTGCCAGGGAAAATTCACCGAG TGGGACCCAATGATCACCACCCTCCCAGGCCTTTATCTCATCTCTGTGGGAGTCATCAAACCCGTGGTGTGGCTCGCTGACCTGACAGGCGAAGTGGTGTGCTCCACTGCCATGCTGCGCTTCATCAACCTGCTCTTCAACGGCGGCAACCTTTACTTGCTCTATCTGCTCATCTGCAAGCTGCACCTTAGGGAGAAG ACCCGAACAACCTCACGGTGTATCCTATCAGCACTGTCTCTGTCCACCTTCCCAGTGCTCTATTTTTTCAACTTCCTCTACTACACTGATGCCGGATCTactttcttcatcctcttcacgTACCTCATGACGCTGTATGGCTGCCACAAGGCCTCAGCGCTCCTTGGCGTTTGCGCAGTGCTCTTCCGTCAGACCAACATCATCTGGGTGGCCTTCTGTGCCGGGACTCTGGTGGCCGCCAAAATGGATGAAGCCTGGAAAGTGGAGCACACAAAAAAGAGGGATGAGAAATCTCCTCCATCACAAGTTCCTCTGTCATTCAGCGGGGCAAAGAAAATATTGCTTTTCACACTTGAGTTCCTGACCTCACCCAGTCACATGAAGGCGGTGCTGCTGGTGGCCTGGCCTTACGCAGTAGTTGGTgcctgtttcctgctgtttgtgatGCTGAATGATGGGATCGTGGTGGGTGACAGGACAAGCCACGAGGCTTGTCTCAACTTTCCTCAACTCTTCTACTTTTTCTCCTTcgccctcttcttctctgtcccCGTCTCTCTTTGTTACTATCGGACCCTGCGTTTCCTGCAGGTCCTGAAAAAACAAcctctgttcttcctcttcGTCACCGGTGTCTTTTTGCTCCTGGTGTGGAAGTTCACCTTTGTCCACAAATACCTCCTGGCAGACAACCGCCATTTCCCCTTTTACGTGTGGAAAAAGCTTCTCCAAAGGCACGAGCTGGTGCGTTTCCTCCTTGTCCCGGCGTACGTGTTCGCTGGCTGGAATTTTCTGGACTCCTTCAAGTCACGCTCGCTCTTCTGGAGTTTGGCTTTCCTGGCGTGTCTCCTGGCTGCCACGGTCCCCCAGAAGCTGCTGGAATTCAGATACTTTATTGTTCCCTACCTGATGTATCGGCTGCACAtgcctctcccctctcttcccaGACTAATTGTGGAGTTTGTCCTCTACACAGCCATCAACGCTGtcacaatttacattttcatcactAAGACTTTTCACTGGCCCGACAGCACCGCCACCCAGAGGTTCATGTGGTGA